GGGCAGCACCACCAGTGCGGCCATGGCGAAGACGGCCAGGACGATGCCCGCCGTGGCCGCGCCCAGATCCCGCACCTGCGCCACGTACACATAGAGGTACGGCACGGTGAAGCCGAGTCCGAACGCGCTCAGCGCGCTGCCTGCCTGAATACGGCGCATCGCTGCGCCCCTCGCCTTGGTCACACTCACCCACTTCGGTCGCAGGTTCAGAGGTGTAGCCCTGAACCTTGAAGACTTCAACACTAAAGTTCGAGCCTTAACAATACACACCGAAGGACTTCAACGCCAACGAGACCCGTGGGATACTCGGCCGCATGTCCGACAACCCCGAGCGGTCCGGCCCGCAGGCTCCGCAGGAGCCGAGCCTCGACGAGCAGATCGCCGCCTATCAGCGCGAGTTCCGCGACCTCGACCTCCAGGTCGAGAAGGTCGTCTCCGCCCTCGGCCGGCTGAACCGACGGATGAACGTGGCGTACGGACGCCAGCTCGCCGACCTCGGCATCAGCAACGCCGAATGGGAGGTCCTCAAGACCCTGGTCCTCGCGGGCGAGCCCTACCGGCTGGGTCCGGGCGAGCTCGCCAAGCGGCTGGGCCTCACCCCGGCCGCCATGACCCACCGCATCGACCGCATGGCCGGCGAAGGCCTGGTCACCCGCGACCGCGACGAGAACAACCGCGTCCGCGTGATCGTCGAGCTCACCGACGAGGGCCGCTCGAAGTGGCTGGAGGCCATGCGCATGGCCACGGACTTCGAGGAGGAGCTCCTCCAGGACCTCACCTCGGACGAGCGGGGCGTCCTCGGCGAGGTCCTCATCCGGCTCCTCCGCCGCGTGGAGCTCACCCAGCCCGATGCCGGCGGCCGTCTGACGGACCTCGACTGAGCTTCCGAGAGGCCACGCGGCCCCATCCGAGGGGGGTTGACACGCCCCTCCCGGATGCGTAGTGTTCTCCGAGTTGTCACAGAGCCGGAACGGTTCTTCGACAACCACCTCCGCCGCTGAGAGCGGCACCTCTACTCCGCACGATCTCCCCACCGGGACGAATTTCGGCATGCCGAAATTCATTTCGAATGACTCGATTATGAGCCGCCGGGGAAATCCGCTAGAGTTTGAGACGTCGGAACGGCCCAACAGCCGGAAAGACAAACCCCGCTGACTGGGAATCAGACGCCGAAAGGTTCTGATAGAGTCGGAACCGCCGGAACGGCCCGGAGCGAAAGCAAAAGGGGCCGGAAAGCACCGAGGAAATCGGATCGAAAAGATCTGATAGAGTCGGAAACGCAAGACCGAAGGGAAGCCCGGAGGAAAGCCCGAGAGGGTGAGTACAAAGGAAGCGTCCGTTCCTTGAGAACTCAACAGCGTGCCAAAAATCAACGCCAGATTAGTTGATACCCCGTCCATCTTCGGATGGCGAGGTTCCT
This sequence is a window from Streptomyces sp. NBC_00691. Protein-coding genes within it:
- a CDS encoding MarR family winged helix-turn-helix transcriptional regulator — protein: MSDNPERSGPQAPQEPSLDEQIAAYQREFRDLDLQVEKVVSALGRLNRRMNVAYGRQLADLGISNAEWEVLKTLVLAGEPYRLGPGELAKRLGLTPAAMTHRIDRMAGEGLVTRDRDENNRVRVIVELTDEGRSKWLEAMRMATDFEEELLQDLTSDERGVLGEVLIRLLRRVELTQPDAGGRLTDLD